A region from the Triticum aestivum cultivar Chinese Spring chromosome 3D, IWGSC CS RefSeq v2.1, whole genome shotgun sequence genome encodes:
- the LOC123078562 gene encoding ubiquitin-like modifier-activating enzyme atg7: protein MAAKAEVRPRPLELDPIASRVELAFWEDLRRLKLDVLGTDDSPIPITGYYTPCTHPKMSGLLRLGRESLVPPSASSFGSRNSCPVPGTLINMNNMRGLQNLDVEYLLREEAKKILHDIMYGKIEEDPSLLLRFLVISFADLKNWKIYYSVAFPSLVFKSEMTLLSLHSASLVLSQEEAKSLSKSLKEWRSSNETAALPFFFVDISLDSSIAIRQLKDWKDCQDNGQKLLFGFYDHGCHQDPGWALRNYIVFLSLRLKIEKIQFLCYREKRSELDLEKSLIGEASFPPPHGWDYSDYVPEAIGWEGEKPGDGRKEKKLKEINLESMSPERRDEEQQLMHLKLMGWRHFPVDLKNLSGIRCLLLGAGTLGCEVSRLLMTWGVRKLTVVDGGHVSMPDVLKQSLYVDDDCGVPRATAIVPHLKERCPAVDVEAIQMEIPAPGNPVSPSVLDDCERLQTLVASSDVVFLLTDTWESRWFPTLLCANENKMAITAALGHDSYLVMRHGAGPGTRSGNMDDVIAQIQNLSTEDALGRQRLGCCFCNDTASLFNSISDETVALPGLTSIVSGKAVELFARMLHHPEGIHAPGDMAGMDTEHQLGLLPHQMRGSLPRCDLSTVISNSSNDCTACSNIVLSEYRREGLNFVMQAINQPTYLKDLTGISNLIKSDTCLKLPASFPVNSGKLSSARCLLLGAGTLGCDVARILMDYGVRTLTIVDSGCVVVSNLARQSLYTTKDRKTPKATAILEHLKERCSSVEVEGIQMEIPMPGHPVSSKEAAGVLKACERLQELVATHDAVFLLTDTRESRWLPTLLCANENKIAITAALGYDSYLAMRHGAGPGTNSEGSDMVAAMNKLSAEDVLGRRRLGCYFCNDVIAPVDSVSNRTLDQQCTVTRPGLASIASGHAADLFTRLLNHPDGIHAPGDIAGKSSERPSGLLPHQMRGSLSQYSLLTLVGYSSSSCIACSNAVLREYRSRGLDFVMQVINEPTYLEDLTGLTELMKSADYSRVEWVDEVDDEEFADM from the exons ATGGCGGCGAAGGCGGAGGTGCGGCCGCGGCCGCTGGAGTTAGACCCCATCGCGAGCCGCGTCGAGCTGGCGTTCTGGGAGGACCTCCGCCGACTCAAGCTCGACGTCCTCGGCACCGACGACTCCCCCATCCCCATCACCG GTTACTATACTCCATGCACACATCCAAAAATGTCGGGCCTCTTAAGGCTGGGCCGAGAATCATTAGTGCCACCATCTGCCAGCTCCTTTGGCTCTAGGAACTCTTGTCCAGTCCCAGGGACCCTCATAAACATGAATAACATGCGAGGGTTACAAAACCTAGATGTGGAGTATCTACtgagagaagaagcaaagaag ATCTTACACGACATTATGTATGGTAAAATAGAAGAGGATCCTTCTCTGCTACTGAGGTTCCTTGTGATATCATTCGCGGATCTGAAGAATTGGAAGATCTATTACAGTGTTGCATTCCCCTCATTGGTTTTCAAGTCTGAAATGACTTTGCTCAGCCTGCATAGCGCCTCACTGGTGCTTAGTCAAGAGGAG GCAAAATCATTGTCTAAGTCACTGAAAGAGTGGCGCAGTTCAAATGAAACAGCAG CTCTTCCATTTTTCTTCGTCGATATATCCTTGGATTCTTCTATTGCTATAAGGCAACTCAAGGATTGGAAAGATTGCCAGGACAATGGCCAAAAG CTCCTATTTGGATTTTATGATCATGGTTGTCATCAAGATCCTGGCTGGGCTCTTAGAAACTACATTGTATTCCTTAGTCTGCGGTTGAAAATTGAGAAGATTCAGTTCTTATGCTACCGAGAAAAACGATCGGAGCTTGATCTAGAGAAATCCCTTATTGGCGAAGCATCATTTCCACCACCTCATG GCTGGGATTACTCTGATTATGTGCCTGAAGCTATTGGATGGGAAGGAGAAAAGCCCGGGGAtggaaggaaagaaaagaaattgaaagaaATCAATCTTGAATCAATGAGCCCAGAAAG GCGGGATGAAGAACAACAACTGATGCACTTGAAGCTTATGGGATGGCGGCACTTCCCTGTTGATTTGAAGAACTTATCTGGCATTCGATGTCTTCTGTTGGGTGCTGGAACTCTTGGATGTGAAGTTTCTCGCTTACTCATG ACCTGGGGTGTACGGAAACTAACAGTGGTTGATGGTGGTCATGTTTCTATGCCTGATGTACTCAAACAATCACTCTACGTAGATGACGATTGTGGTGTCCCAAGAGCCACTGCAATAGTTCCACATCTAAAAGAGAGATGTCCTGCAGTG GACGTTGAAGCCATCCAGATGGAAATACCAGCGCCTGGGAATCCGGTTTCTCCAAGTGTGCTTGATGATTGTGAGCGTCTTCAAACATTAGTAGCTTCTAGTGATGTGGTCTTCTTGTTGACTGACACATGGGAGAGCAGATGGTTTCCAACTCTTTTGTGTGCAAACGAAAACAAG ATGGCCATCACTGCAGCATTAGGACATGACAGTTACCTTGTCATGCGACATGGTGCTGGTCCAGGAACAAGAAGTGGAAATATGGATGACGTGATTGCTCAGATACAGAATTTATCCACCGAAGATGCTCTCGGTCGTCAAAGATTGGGGTGCTGTTTCTGCAATGATACGGCTTCCCTTTTCAAT TCAATCTCTGATGAAACAGTAGCACTACCTGGGTTGACCTCCATTGTATCTGGCAAAGCGGTGGAGCTCTTTGCGAGGATGCTACATCATCCAGAGGG GATACATGCTCCAGGAGATATGGCTGGTATGGATACTGAACATCAGCTTGGTTTATTGCCGCACCAGATGCGAGGATCACTCCCGCGGTGTGATTTATCAACTGTGATAAGCAATTCCTCAAACGATTGTACTGCATGTTCTAATATT GTACTGTCTGAATATAGAAGAGAAGGGTTGAATTTTGTCATGCAAGCCATTAACCAACCAACATATTTAAAGGACCTTACAGGCATTTCTAATTTGATAAAGTCGGACACTTGTTTGAAATTGCCAGCCAGCTTCCCTGTAAATTCTGGGAAGTTGTCTAGTGCTCGATGTCTACTTTTAGGTGCTGGAACTCTTGGGTGCGATGTTGCTCGTATTCTTATG GATTATGGTGTTCGGACTCTAACAATTGTTGACAGTGGTTGTGTTGTTGTGTCAAATTTGGCAAGACAATCACTTTACACAACTAAAGACCGCAAGACCCCAAAAGCGACAGCGATACTGGAGCATCTAAAAGAGAGATGTTCGTCAGTG GAGGTTGAAGGAATTCAAATGGAAATACCGATGCCAGGGCACCCTGTATCATCTAAAGAAGCTGCTGGTGTGCTTAAAGCTTGCGAGCGTCTCCAGGAGTTAGTAGCTACCCATGATGCTGTCTTCTTGTTGACTGACACAAGGGAAAGTAGGTGGCTGCCGACGCTTCTCTGTGCGAATGAAAACAAG ATTGCTATTACTGCAGCCCTAGGATATGATAGCTACCTTGCCATGCGACATGGAGCTGGTCCAGGAACAAATTCTGAAGGTTCAGATATGGTTGCTGCCATGAACAAGCTGTCTGCAGAAGATGTTCTTGGGCGTCGAAGACTGGGGTGCTATTTCTGCAATGACGTTATCGCTCCTGTTGAT TCGGTCTCCAACCGAACGCTGGACCAACAGTGTACAGTAACACGACCTGGACTGGCCTCCATTGCATCTGGCCATGCTGCAGATCTCTTCACAAGACTGTTAAATCATCCAGATGG GATACATGCTCCAGGAGATATCGCTGGCAAAAGCAGTGAGCGTCCGTCTGGTCTATTGCCACACCAGATGCGAGGATCACTATCGCAGTACAGCTTATTAACACTCGTGGGCTATTCCTCGAGCAGCTGTATCGCATGTTCCAATGCG GTATTGCGTGAATACAGGAGTAGAGGATTGGATTTTGTGATGCAGGTGATCAACGAACCAACCTACCTAGAAGACCTGACAGGCCTGACGGAGTTGATGAAATCAGCGGATTATTCTCGAGTCGAGTGGGTCGATGAAGTTGACGACGAGGAGTTTGCTGACATGTGA